The Pyxidicoccus trucidator DNA segment CATCGCCTACGTCACCGTGGTGCGCGTGGGCTCGCGCAACGAGGTGGAGCCCGGCAAGACGGGCTTCGCCCACTTCTTCGAGCACATGATGTTCAAGGGCACGAAGACCCACCCCGAGGGGGACCGTGAGAAAATCATGGGGACCTTCGGCTACGACGACAACGCCTTCACCACCGACGACGTCACCGTCTACTACTCCTACGGCCCCGCGGCCGGCCTGCCCCAGCTCATCGAAATCGAGGCGGACCGCTTCCGGAACCTCGAGTACGCCGAGCCCGCCTTCCAGACGGAGGCGCTCGCCGTGCTGGGCGAGTACCACAAGAACGCCGCCGCGCCGTACCTCAAGATGGAGGAGGAGCTGAACGCCGCCGCCTTCACGCGCCACACCTACCGCCACACCACCATGGGCTTCTACGAGGACATCAAGGCGATGCCCCAGGCCTATGAGTACAGCCGCACCTTCTTCGAGCGCTGGTACACGCCCGACAACACCATGCTCTTCATCGTCGGCGACTTCGACGATGCGAAGGTGATGGAGCAGGTGCGTCAGCACTACGGCCCGTGGGACCGCAAGGCCACCGCCGTCACCGTCCCCGCCGAGCCGCCCCAGCGCGGCGCGCGCACCGCCCACATCGACTGGCCCCAGCCCACCCAGCCCCGGCAGGTGCTCGCCTGGCGCACCCCGGCCGCGTCCGCCAACACGGCCGACGCCGCGCTGCAGAGCATCCTGGTGGACTACCTCACCGGCCCCACCAGCCCGGCCTACAAGACGCTGGTGCTGGAGAAGCAGCTCGTGGAGTCCATCGGCAGCGACTACAGCGAGCACAGGGACCCGCACCTCTTCAGCCTCACCGCCACCCTCAAGGACGAGCGCCAGCGCGAGCAGGTGCGGCTGGCCCTCCTCAAGGAGGTGAGCAACCTCGCCGCCGGCCGCGTGGACGCCGCGCGGGTGAAGGCCATCCAGGACAACGAGCGCTACGGCATGCTGATGTCGCTGCAGACGCCGCGAGACGTGGGCATCCGCCTCGCCTGGTACGCCGGCGTCCTCGGCACTCCTGATGGGCTCCAGCGCCACCTGCAGAACCTGGCGAAGGTGACGCCCGCGCAGCTCCAGACCTTCACCAAGAAGTACCTCACCGCCAACAGCCTCATCATGCTCAGCCTCACCCCCAAGACGGCCGGCGCCGGAGGGACGAAGTGATGAAGACCCGTGCTCTCGTTTCGCTCGCCGCCCTGCTGGGACTCGCCGGCTGCGCCACCACCCAGACGCCGCCCGTGGACTCCGACGCGCCGCCCCCGGCCGTGCCGTCCTCCGCCGCGCTGGAGCAGCAGCCGCCCGCACCGCCGCAGCCACCCGCGCGCCCGGAGGCCGTGCCCGCCACGCCCCTGCGCCAGCCCAAGCCCATGGAGCTGGTCGTCCAGGCCCGCCCGGACACACCCATCGTCGCCTTCCGGCTCGTCTTCCACGCCGGCTCGGTGGATGACCCGAAGGGCAAGGAGGGCCTCACCGACCTCACCGCCACGCTGATGTCCCAGGGCGGCACGCAGAAGCTCACCTCCGCCCAGCTGCTGGAAGCCCTCTACCCCATGGCCGCGCAGCTGGGGGCGTACACGGACAAGGAGTTCACGACCTTCTCCGGCCGCGTCCACAAGGACTTCCTCCCGCGCTTCCTGGAGCTCCTCACCGACGTCGTCCTCAACCCGCGCCTGGACGCCGCCGAGCTGGAGCGCCTGCGCGCCAACGCCATCAGCGACGTGGAGAACGGCCTGCGCAGCGCCAACGACGAGGCGCTGGGCAAGGTGGCGCTGGACGCGCTACTCTACCAGGGCCACCCCTACGCGCACTACGTCGGCGGCACCGTGCAGGGGCTGAAGGCCATTACCCTGGACGACGTGAAGGCCCATGCCCGCCGAGTCTTCACGCAGGACCGGCTCGTCATCGGCCTGGCCGGCCCGGTGGACGACGCGCTGAAGCAGGCCCTCACCTCGCGCCTGTCCGCGCTGCCTGCCCAGGGCGCCCCTCGCGTGGAGTTGCCGCCGGTGCCCACCACCGCCGGCCGCGCCGTCATCATCCAGAAGTCCACCCTCTCCACCGCCGTCAGCATGGGCTACGTCACGCCGGTGCGCCGCGGGCACCCGGACTTCTTCCCGCTGGCGCTGGCCTTCTCGCACCTGGGCGAGCACCGCCAGTTCCTGGGCGTGCTCTTCAACGAGCTGCGGGAGAAGCGCGGCCTCAACTACGGCAACTACGCCTACGCCGAGAACTTCATCGAGGACCCGGGCTCCACGTACAACCGCACCAACATCGCCCGCACCCAGCAGCTCCACACCGTGTGGATCCGCCCCGTGGTGCCGGCCAACGGTGTGTTCGCCACGCGCGGCGCGGTCTACTTCCTGGACCAGCTGGTGAAGGAGGGCATCCCCCAGGAACGCTTCGAGCTGATGCGCGGCTACCTCCAGGGATACTCGCGCCTGTGGGAGCAGACGGACCAGCGGCGCCTGGGCTACGCCATCGACTCGCTCTTCTACGGGACGCCGAACTTCCTGGAGCAGTACCGCGAGGCGCTCAAGACGATGACGCCCCAGTCCGTCCACGAGGCGCTGCGCCGCCACGTCCACCCGGAGGCCCTCAACTTCGCCTTCGTCACCCAGGACGCGGAAGGGCTCGCCCAGGCGCTGCGCTCCGGCCAGCCCTCGCCCATCACCTACGCCTCACCCAAGGAGGACGCGCTGCTGAAGCAGGATGAGAGCATCTCCACCTTCAAGCTCCCCGTGCGCCCCGACGCCATCCAGGTCGTCCCCGTGCAGACGGTGATGGAGAAATAACACCAGACTGTATCAATACCGGAGGGTGGGTCATTTCCTTTCACCCTCCGGTATCGGGTGCTAAGAGCCAGAGCCATGCGAGGCATCATGCGCGGTTCAGCCCCCCGACTCGCGGCCCTGGGTTTGTTGCTGGCAACGGTAGCGGCCCGCGCGGAACACGACCCATTCTCCCGTGGCTTCGACGCCGTCCCGTTGAAGCCCACCGCGGCGCAGCACAGCGGCATCGCGCTGGAAGGCGCAGCCTCTGGAGAGCCCGTCGGCAGCTTCCGGGGCGCGCTCCTCTTCGACTTCAACTGGCGCATCCTCTCGCTGAAGCTGGGCGACGAGAAGGTGGGGGACCTGCTGCCCTACCGGCTCGACGCGCACCTGCTCTTCGCGTACCAGGTGCACGAGCGGCTGGAGCTGGCGGTGGACCTGCCCGTCACGCTGCTGCAGGGCGACAACTTCAACCTGCTGAGCGACGCGCTGGACGCCCCGGACTTCCCCGGCGCGGCGGGCGTCAGCAGCACCACGCTGGGTGACATCCGCCTGCTGCCGCGCGTCCACCTGCTGGACCGCGAGAAGTTCCCCGTGGGCGTGTCCCTCGTCGCCGAGGTGCGGCTGCCCACTGGCAGCGCGTCCAGCTTCACAGGCGAGCGCGGCGTGCTCTGGGCCCCGCGCGTGGCGGTGGAGCAGCGCTTCACCTTCCTGCCCATTCCATTGCGCGTGCTGGGCAACGTGGGCGTCCGCCTGCGGCCGCATGCGCAGTACCTCAACCTGCTCGTGGACGACGAGCTGACGCTGGGCGCCGGCGCTATCGCGGAGCTGCCCAACCTGGGCCGCTTCACGGACGTGGAGGGCCTGGCGGAGATGCACCTGGCCACGCCGCTGGTGCGGCCCTTCAACTTCGACCAGGCGGACTCACTCAAGTCGCCGTGGGAGGTGCTGGTGGGCGCCCGCGCGAAGGTGTGGGGCAACTGGGGCCTGGAGCTGAACGTGGGCCGCGGCATCAACCTGTCCAGCGGCTACGGGCGCGAGGCGCTGCGGGTGATGTTCGCGCTGCGCTACGACGAGACGTTCCTCGACTCGGACGGCGACGGCGTGCCCGACATCCGGGACCGCTGCCCCACGGAGGCCGAGGACAAGGACGGCTTCCAGGACAACGACGGCTGCATGGACCCGGACAACGACGGGGACGGCATCGTCGACGGCGAAGACGGCTGCGTCATGGAGAAGGGCACCAAGGAGCGCAAGGGCTGCCCGGAGCGCGACACCGACGGCGACGGCATCATGGACGAGTTCGACAAGTGCCCGGACAAGCCCGGCCCGAAGGACTACGACGGCTGCCCGGACACCGACGGCGACGAGGTCCCCGACATCGAGGACGACTGCCCCGAGCAGTTCGGACCGCCGGAGAACAACGGCTGCCCGTTCGACTCGCCGCCCTACGTCTTCGTGGAGTCGGACCGCATCCGCATCAAGGGCAACGTGCTCTTCGAGACGGGCTCCGCCGTCATCCAGAAGCGCTCCTATCCGCTGCTGGACGAGGTCGCCACGGTGCTGCGGAAGAACCCCACGCTGGGGCCGGTGCGCATCGAAGGCCACACCGACAACCGCGGCTCGCGGGCCCTCAACATGGGCCTGTCCGACAAGCGCGCTCGCTCCGTGCTGGAGTACCTCGTGAGCAAGAGCATCGACCGCAAGCGCCTCAGCTCCGAGGGCTTCGGCTTCGACCGGCCCATCTCCACGAATGACACCGCGCTGGGACGCGCGAAGAACCGCCGCGTCGACTTCCGCCTCATCCGCTCCGAGGTGGAGACCGCGCCGAAGGAGACCGTCGTCCCCGCCGGGCAGCAGCCGCCCCCGGGGAAGGCCCCCGCCGGGGCGGCTCCGACTCCGGAGAAGAGCAACAAGCCGTAGCGATGGGGTACGGGGCGGCCTCGCGCCCCGCGGCTACTGCTGCTTCAGCGCCCGCTCAATCCGGCGGCGCAGGGCGTCCTCGGACAGGGCGCCGCGCTGCGCGTCCATCACCTTGCCGTCGCGGTCCAGGAAGTAGAGCGTGGGCAGCGCCGTCACCTGGAAGGCCCGGGCCACGTCGTCGCTCGCGTACACCACGTAGGGCTGGAGGTCCGGCAGGTGGCGCTTCACGAAGGCGTCCACCAGTCGGGACGCGCGGGGGCCGTCATCACGGCTGGCCGCCACGAAGACCAGCCCCTGGGGCTCGTACTCCTTGGCCAGCTTCACCAGCGCCGGCATCTCCTCGCGGCACGGCGGGCACCACGTGGCCCAGAAGTCCAGCATCACCACCTGGCCCTTGAGCTCCTCCAGCTTGAGCGTCCCGCCCCCGTGGCGCTGCAGCTCCATGGACGGCGCGGTCGTCCCGTCCGGCACCAGCCGCGCGCGCTGCGCCTCCATCACCCCGAGGTACACCACGCCCGCCAGCCCCAGGGCCGCCAGCAGCCCCAGCAGGACCTTCATCGTCCGGGCCTTCGGGGGCGGAGGGGGCGCGCCAATCGGTTCCTGCGTCACTCGAGTCCACTCCTCGTCAGGCGGCCATGCACCCGCCGCAGCACCCACCGCACCCCGCTCCGGGCCACCGGGCGCCGAGACACCCAGCCCGCCACTCCGGGGCCCCAGCGGTAGTAGCCCCGGATGAATCCCCGGCCGAGCGCGCTCTTCCGCAGCACGTCGTCACGGTACGCACGGAAGGCGACCAGCTCCGGCGCGCCCTCGCCAAAGGCCACCGTCGCCACGAAGCACGAGGACGCCGGGCTCACCCACATGAGCCGCTGGTTGGTGAGGTTCACCACCGCCTTCAGCTCTCGCGCCTCCGTGTAGAGGAAGGCCAGCAAGTCACGCCGGGCGGCGGGGAACTCCTGGCCGCTCGCCTCCTCGAACTCGATGCGCGTGGTGCCCGCGGGGCCCACCTCGTCCACCGTGAAGAAGTAGCGCTTGGAGCTGCGGCGGACCTCCACCTCCAGCGCGCGCAGCTCGCCGAAGTAGCCCAGGAAGGGCGTCTGGCACACCGGGCAGACGAAGCGGTTGTAGGGGTGGCTCGTGAGGAAGGTGAAGTCGTTCACCCGCTTGCAGCCGGTGTTGGGGCACACCAGCTTCACCGTCGCGTTGGGCGCGGGCCGCGGGTCATAGCGCGAGCCCCGCGTCTGCTTGTCGAACACCGGCGGCGGACGCGAGGGCGCCGTCACCAGGTGCCGCGTGGGGTGCGCCGCCCGCTCCAGTTCCTGCGCGCGCCGCCAGGCCGTCTCGGCCGCCTCCAGCCGGCCGTCCGCCGTGTGGCACAGCGCCTCGCCATGGGCCAGCAGCGCCGCCACCAGCTTCTCCAGCGCTGGCGCCGAGGCGGGATTCCGTCCGGCGGCCAGGGCCTCCGCCAGCACCTTCTCCAGCTCTGGCAGCAGCGCCTGCGCCGCCTTGCGCGAGGGGTCCTCGGCGCGGCGGTACACGGGCGGCTCGGGCAGGCGCGCGAACAACGCGGACGCCGCCGCCCGGACGCGCTCCACCGCCGCGTCTCCACGTCCCACATCCAGCTGCGCCGCCCGCTCACGGGCTGATTGGAAGAGCTCTTCGGGTTGCAAGCCCGCGGACATTAAAGGCCCCACCCCGCCCTGTCAGCGACTTGCACCCACCCGCGGTCGGAAACTGGCCACCCGCCCGGCGCCAGTGTATGAAGAGGTAGGAGGCTGTGAGAAATGGGAGCTCTGAAGTTCATCGTCTGGACGGCCTGCGCGGTGGGACTCGGCATCTTCCTGGCCACGGGAGAGGTGGACGGGCGTACGCCGATGGAGCACATGGAGCGGGCCTGGAAGCGCACCGTGAAGCCGTCCGCTGTCGATCGCGTGAAGGACGGGCTGGAGGACGCCTACGAGGATGCGAAGGACGCTGTCTCCCGGACGACGGATGCACCGCCCCGCGAGCGCATCAGCGCCGAGGACCGTGCAGCGGTGAACCGCATCATCGCTCAGAAGAAGTAACCCGTACGACAGGCCCGCTTCCGCTGGAAATCCCCACTCCTTAGCTTGCGCCAAGGCGGTGTTGGGGCGGAGGCGGGGCCATGGGCAGGGCCGGTGTCAGGGGCGTCGTATTCTTTGCCGCGCTGGTGTGCGCGCTGGTGCTGCCAGCGCAGGCCACCGGGCGCGGACGTGAGCGGCTGTGGCTCGAAGCCAGGAACCGCACGCTGAACCAGCAGCGCGCCACGCTGAGTGACGTGGCGCGGAGGGCGATGCCGGCCGTGGTGTCCATCACCACGAAGCAGCTCACCGCGGAGACGGCCGTCTCCGGCGAGGAGCCGCAGAAGGGCATCGGCTCCGGCTTCATCATCCACCCGGACGGCTACATCCTCACCAGCGCGCACGTGGTGGAGGGCGCGTCCGAAGTCACCATCTCCGTGCTGCACCCGCGCGGCGGCGTGGAGGAGTACGTGGCGCGCGTGGTGGGCGAGGACGACCGCACCGACTGCGCCCTGCTGAAGATTGATGTCCCACGCCGACTGCCGGTGCTGAAGCTGGCCTCCGCGTCGCATGTGCGCTCGGCGGACTGGATTGTCGTCATCGGCAATCCGTTCGGCCTGGCCCACTCGGTGACGGTGGGTGTGGTCAGCTACATGGGCCGCACGGACGTGACGCCCAACGGGCGCGATGGCGACTTCGACTACATCCAGATGGATGCGTCCATCAACCCGGGCAACTCGGGTGGGCCCGTGCTCGATTTGCACGGCGACGTGGTGGCGGTGGCCAACGCCGTCAACGTGGCGGGCCAGGGCATCGGCTTCGCCATCCCCATCGACATCGCCAAGACGGTGATTCCGCACCTCAAGGCCCACGGCCGCGTGCGCCGCGGGTGGATGGGCATCAGCGTGCAGGACTTCTCGCCCGAGGTGGCGGACGCCTACAACCTGCCGCGAGGCCGGGGCGTGGTGGTGACGGACGTGGCGGCGGGCGGGCCGGGCGAGCGTGCGGGCCTGCAGGCCGGGGACGTCATCGTCGGCCTGGACACGCGGCGCGTGCAG contains these protein-coding regions:
- a CDS encoding M16 family metallopeptidase; protein product: MRRLLPLLLLLLAPALAAEAQSGPSASFPYTLNTEKLPNGLTVVRVPYPSQGIIAYVTVVRVGSRNEVEPGKTGFAHFFEHMMFKGTKTHPEGDREKIMGTFGYDDNAFTTDDVTVYYSYGPAAGLPQLIEIEADRFRNLEYAEPAFQTEALAVLGEYHKNAAAPYLKMEEELNAAAFTRHTYRHTTMGFYEDIKAMPQAYEYSRTFFERWYTPDNTMLFIVGDFDDAKVMEQVRQHYGPWDRKATAVTVPAEPPQRGARTAHIDWPQPTQPRQVLAWRTPAASANTADAALQSILVDYLTGPTSPAYKTLVLEKQLVESIGSDYSEHRDPHLFSLTATLKDERQREQVRLALLKEVSNLAAGRVDAARVKAIQDNERYGMLMSLQTPRDVGIRLAWYAGVLGTPDGLQRHLQNLAKVTPAQLQTFTKKYLTANSLIMLSLTPKTAGAGGTK
- a CDS encoding insulinase family protein translates to MKTRALVSLAALLGLAGCATTQTPPVDSDAPPPAVPSSAALEQQPPAPPQPPARPEAVPATPLRQPKPMELVVQARPDTPIVAFRLVFHAGSVDDPKGKEGLTDLTATLMSQGGTQKLTSAQLLEALYPMAAQLGAYTDKEFTTFSGRVHKDFLPRFLELLTDVVLNPRLDAAELERLRANAISDVENGLRSANDEALGKVALDALLYQGHPYAHYVGGTVQGLKAITLDDVKAHARRVFTQDRLVIGLAGPVDDALKQALTSRLSALPAQGAPRVELPPVPTTAGRAVIIQKSTLSTAVSMGYVTPVRRGHPDFFPLALAFSHLGEHRQFLGVLFNELREKRGLNYGNYAYAENFIEDPGSTYNRTNIARTQQLHTVWIRPVVPANGVFATRGAVYFLDQLVKEGIPQERFELMRGYLQGYSRLWEQTDQRRLGYAIDSLFYGTPNFLEQYREALKTMTPQSVHEALRRHVHPEALNFAFVTQDAEGLAQALRSGQPSPITYASPKEDALLKQDESISTFKLPVRPDAIQVVPVQTVMEK
- a CDS encoding OmpA family protein, whose protein sequence is MRGSAPRLAALGLLLATVAARAEHDPFSRGFDAVPLKPTAAQHSGIALEGAASGEPVGSFRGALLFDFNWRILSLKLGDEKVGDLLPYRLDAHLLFAYQVHERLELAVDLPVTLLQGDNFNLLSDALDAPDFPGAAGVSSTTLGDIRLLPRVHLLDREKFPVGVSLVAEVRLPTGSASSFTGERGVLWAPRVAVEQRFTFLPIPLRVLGNVGVRLRPHAQYLNLLVDDELTLGAGAIAELPNLGRFTDVEGLAEMHLATPLVRPFNFDQADSLKSPWEVLVGARAKVWGNWGLELNVGRGINLSSGYGREALRVMFALRYDETFLDSDGDGVPDIRDRCPTEAEDKDGFQDNDGCMDPDNDGDGIVDGEDGCVMEKGTKERKGCPERDTDGDGIMDEFDKCPDKPGPKDYDGCPDTDGDEVPDIEDDCPEQFGPPENNGCPFDSPPYVFVESDRIRIKGNVLFETGSAVIQKRSYPLLDEVATVLRKNPTLGPVRIEGHTDNRGSRALNMGLSDKRARSVLEYLVSKSIDRKRLSSEGFGFDRPISTNDTALGRAKNRRVDFRLIRSEVETAPKETVVPAGQQPPPGKAPAGAAPTPEKSNKP
- a CDS encoding TlpA family protein disulfide reductase, giving the protein MKVLLGLLAALGLAGVVYLGVMEAQRARLVPDGTTAPSMELQRHGGGTLKLEELKGQVVMLDFWATWCPPCREEMPALVKLAKEYEPQGLVFVAASRDDGPRASRLVDAFVKRHLPDLQPYVVYASDDVARAFQVTALPTLYFLDRDGKVMDAQRGALSEDALRRRIERALKQQ
- a CDS encoding CFI-box-CTERM domain-containing protein; amino-acid sequence: MSAGLQPEELFQSARERAAQLDVGRGDAAVERVRAAASALFARLPEPPVYRRAEDPSRKAAQALLPELEKVLAEALAAGRNPASAPALEKLVAALLAHGEALCHTADGRLEAAETAWRRAQELERAAHPTRHLVTAPSRPPPVFDKQTRGSRYDPRPAPNATVKLVCPNTGCKRVNDFTFLTSHPYNRFVCPVCQTPFLGYFGELRALEVEVRRSSKRYFFTVDEVGPAGTTRIEFEEASGQEFPAARRDLLAFLYTEARELKAVVNLTNQRLMWVSPASSCFVATVAFGEGAPELVAFRAYRDDVLRKSALGRGFIRGYYRWGPGVAGWVSRRPVARSGVRWVLRRVHGRLTRSGLE
- a CDS encoding S1C family serine protease, with protein sequence MGRAGVRGVVFFAALVCALVLPAQATGRGRERLWLEARNRTLNQQRATLSDVARRAMPAVVSITTKQLTAETAVSGEEPQKGIGSGFIIHPDGYILTSAHVVEGASEVTISVLHPRGGVEEYVARVVGEDDRTDCALLKIDVPRRLPVLKLASASHVRSADWIVVIGNPFGLAHSVTVGVVSYMGRTDVTPNGRDGDFDYIQMDASINPGNSGGPVLDLHGDVVAVANAVNVAGQGIGFAIPIDIAKTVIPHLKAHGRVRRGWMGISVQDFSPEVADAYNLPRGRGVVVTDVAAGGPGERAGLQAGDVIVGLDTRRVQRAHTLRWQVAARGVGRNVRLKVHRIGRPMKVTVRLEEMPAEEAPAPTLAASSPSRQPTRGQSVLEDLLSPVPRSKSYLAPPPSQEADDLDPGSEEGAPGH